The window tatACATTTGTTCCTTGAGCACCATGTGGACTACAACATGACGGATATTAAGTAGTCAGTACCATGCTTATTTACTCTTAATGGCATTGTATCACTATCTTACATGTATTTTGATAGAAGTTATATCATATAATAATGGAGTGTCCATTGATTATTTTCCGTACAAAAATGTAACGTAATTTTAAAGGTATAAATATATACATGGTGGTAGGGaacatttcttcttttcttttttcccgcTTAAAGAACACACTGGTGAGGAAGACAAGTTTTCCAGGCCACTTATACaatcctttatattttattttcttccatgAAGAAGAAACTCCAATGAAAAAAGGGCAGCACCTTTCTCCTCATTCACGAAGACAAAAGAAGAGTCAACGAACGAGATGGGAATAACTTAAAATTACAAGCATTTGAGTGACACCCATTTACatacaatatattaatatacTAAGTGCCAAATTAGCAGATTTTGAGATCCTTGCTTTCAGAGCAATTGCAAAAACAAGAGACAGAAGATCTTCAATCCATAATAAAGCTATTAATCATCCAATCATAATCACTAGGGAGACAACTGTGGCCATTCCCGCATACATTATGTCAATCTTGCACCACTGTCTCTTTTTTATTCCATATAATAGAAATGGAGGCAGCATTAGTCATTATACTGCAAGAGTATTAAATTTAGCACTCtgtttttgatttgttttcgaAAAGTTTTTAGCACTCTATTTTAGTATACAAgacaaatttaaatgacaaagtgGCGTATGAAAATTGATATCGGTTGgagacaacaattatttttgtttgttactttttatgtttgatgatTAGTTGTTATAAGTGTATatgcagcaaaaaaaaaagttgatataGGTGTATGTTGGAGGTgggtatggattttttttttgaacaatttTGTTAACCATCATAAAgtattaatacaaattattaacaaataggAGGTagtattatctttttaattaaaaaattgtcttgtttttttaaatttttttaacggCAATGGCTattaatatacaatttttaaatatttcccTTTCAAATGAAGAGACACACAACTGCTCATCAACATTTTAATATACACCCCAGCATAGCAGCAATTGTAACTTGAAATGAAACTATGAAAGAGatcaacttattatttattagttagatttttatttttatttttggacacTCAAACATTAGGGACATTTCATtgacattcttaatttttttttttatatctcttcTCACGTTACATCATCAACCATATCCATAATTTATCTTTCTTCTCTTCTGGACTCTCTTTGGCTGTCTACACTCAAGAAATGTCATATCCCAACTCTTCTTACACTTTGGTATGCTTGTACAAAGTTGAACATACCAAGTAATATACAAAGTTGATACCCCCCACTAGGACGAACATCCAGTAAAAATTATCTAGCCTCCCCTGATTTATGTCAGCAGGTAACCAATTAGTACTCCTACGCACTTGGTCAATTAATGCGGTACTTAGATAATAAGATATCCCTAGAATCATGGAAATCATAGCAGTGGATGTGCTCCGAAGTGACTGAGGAAGTTGTTGGTAGTAGAATGCAACTTGTGCTGGAAAATGAAACGATTCTCCTATTCCAACTAACACCAATTGTGGAAACAACCACAGAATGGACATGGCCACTGAGGGATCAGAATGAACCATCTTGAGCCTCTTTGATTCAACAAGAGCTGAGACAGCTATTCCAAGCACATTGAATACGTGGCCTACTCCAATTCGTTGGAGAGTAGTAGGAGAATTACCATTCAACTTTTGCCATGCAGGCCAAACCACCCTATCAAGAAATGTGAGGAAAATTGATGTGGAAATTAAGGGTATGACAGTAATAGAGCCCGCTGGGAATTTAAAATGGGGTCCTATTTGACGATCCATGGCCAAAGCTTGAAGGACTGTCATGCTGCCTTGGATTCCTATTGGAGTGGATAGGAATATGCTTGTACTCCACAGTGGTAAGATTCCAATGATAGCTTTGAAATCTTCCACTTGTTGAACTGTGCATAGCCTCCATGGTTTCTCAATTGAGCCATCTGATTGAAGGTCTCCATCAGTTATTAGAGCTGCACGATTGAAGAATCTACATTTGCATGTAGGGAAGTATCGTTAGGTTAGTGGTTGAACACATATTTctgtttatttattcattttactaAAGTAGAAGTTCCTTACTTGAGCAACTAGAAAGTTTATTTGTAATTAAGCACCCAGAAACTTTACTTTTTGCCATAAAAAATCTTAGCAGTAGaggtttaaaaatgaaaatttctgATATATAAGTTCGAAgctaatttaattataactattttcttaaagaactacgAATAAAATTTTGGACCCATAAATACGAAGTCTCACTAACTTTATTAGCATTTAGCACTACTACTATGATATGAAAAAGCAAGGCAAAACGGCTCTTACACCTTTATATATACGACCGTGGTCCACTACCACTAGTTAGCTTATCTTAACTACAACTGGACTCAATTATGAACCATAGATCACATTTGTTCACGAAATATGTCTCCCATTAGGAAGTGACTTCTGTccatataaaaaacaataacagCACGGTGCACCACACTGTTGGTTTGACTATTTGAGCGGCAATGATTCAGATATCTTTAATTAAGGTTTTTAGTTTagaataaaaagatatagaCACTATAAGATTTTTGTTCTCTCCTTAGTCTATGGGACAATATTTCCAAACACCACATTGGGGTCCAACACAGCAAAACAGCACTCTACTGTTTGTGACACAAATCTATTAACATCGCTGTTTTCTGTCTTATATGAATCTTTTGAGGAAGCAAACTTGGAAAAGCAGTTTTAcattaaattactattttactAAAGGCACTAATaaaggtaattaattaattaattaacttcattaataacaataatcacAACTTATAGTACCTTAATCTTTTTCCTGGGGTTGCAGCAGGTAATTGCACTGTAAGTATCCCATCATGGTCACTATAGTAATGCTTGTTTGCGGAAGAGAGTTGAGATTTCCACTTACGGATAGATGCAACAAGAACACGTGCAAGATCCAAGAATGCACTTCCTTTGGGGTTATCAGGGCGATAAAATCGATAACCAAGTAAGAAAATGACTAGGCCAATAAAATTACCAGCACTACATATGCCAAAGCCCCAAGCCCAACTCACATTATCTTGGACATAGAAAATCCCAGTAAAGGATGCAATAGAAGTAATGTACCAAGTCAAAAAGAACCAGTTGAAGAATACGTCCTGATGCTTTGCCTCATTAAATTGATTTGCTCCCAACGATGCCGTTGTGAAGCGTGCACCCCCAAAACCAATTGCACATAGTGTTATGCCCCCATATAAGACTGCATGTTGGAATTTGGATGGAGGGTTGCATAGGTTTGGTCCAGTATTGTTGCAGGGGTCAGGCTTCAACGACTTGATAATTGTCGTCAAGACTATAATAACTGTACCCTGCAAATGGCAAAGGAAGGagcaagaaaatattataagagtGACAAATATGATATCTAAGGTGatagaaaaaaagtttaattataattaaaaaatttgtttaaaaacatttaattgaaTCCTCAATTATCGAAAACTATTATGATGGTATCATTTTCCATTAATTCCGTTAGTTTAAttgtaatgtttttaaataattggaGAACTTGATTAAATTAACGAATTTGacagaaaaatgataaatttttttaaggaaaaaaatggtaagcttatatcatataaatgttGATCGAGATAATAGTTAGTAATAAaccaataattttaaagtatctaataatttttcactGGCTAggaatttcaaacaaaataagTAAGAATACTGTTTAAGATAAGAAGAAAGTAAGCAAGAGGGCAAAACAAAATGGTTGCGTATCATTGATATATAGAAACAGGAGTATTAATAATTACCAAGAAAGAAACACAAGAAGAAACCAAGGCAACAGGGAAAGAGCCAAAGAAAGAGTCAGCCATTATTGCTGCAACAATGGGAAATAGAGAGGAGCTTCCATTAGCCACGTTCGCAACTTGAGCAGCATCGATGCTCTTTATATTGAATTCACGTATCAGATATACAATCAagttcccaattattcctgcAGAAGCAACTGATATCCCCGCCGTGGAACCTGCATGCATGTACGTTTAACAATTAATCAAtacacaaataataattaacatcATGCTTTGATTAGGTGTTGCAgatagagggagagagagagaccaatggtgaagggaaaacttaTCCAACCGCCTCGCTTATTCTGTGCTTCTCCGCAGCATGTGAGTGTGTCTTCCATTCTTGCTCAGTTGCACCTAGCTAACTCCACTTGATGCTTCAATAATTGTGTGCTGTTTTTTATATAGGAAATGTTTATCTTGcacgttttctttttttctattttttaagtgaGGTAGAAaaacaagatatatatatatatatatatatatatatatatatatatatatatatatatatatatatatatatatatatatatatatatatatatatatatatatatatatatatatatatatatatatatatataaatctaatTGGTAAAGGAAACTGACCATGGCGTTCTATGCTAACGTAAAAGATAACATTAAAATATGTGCTTTCAGCGACAAATCTAGTATCCTAAGTCAAAAAacaatctatttaaaaaaataaaattaataattattatcgtgaaataactaaaaaaagttaaagataaaagattcaaatatataaaattaagaaatataaaatatactaaGATATTTAAAAGATGGAGATACAAATATAGTCTTTGATTCATCTGTGGATATGCCACGAATGCTAATGTGCTAGTGCTACCTACCCTCCAGATCTTGAACAATCTTGATGAATAACTAAACAATCAGAGTAAGTGCATCTAATAAGGGTCTAACGACAAACATGAACAATTTGAAACTCCCACCTCCATATGATTAGTGcgcttttgcttttattttttacattttttttagtttttgtagtaatacataatttatttatttattttgatgcatatgaataaaaaataatatcaaagatTTAAAACACTCAGACATCTTATTCACTCATCCAAGTTATACCCTCTTTTGAtatatagtttatttatttattataaaataaagttgttCTCAACAATAATGCCAGAGAAGGGTTGTTTATGAAAATTTACTATATAGGAGTATGTGCTTCATCAGACTATTCTCTACTGACACAATATTagcactttttttaaaaattgagtgGATCACGCGGATATATACGATATATACTCATCATGCCGATATATATTAGcaccattatatatatatatatatatatatatatatatatatatatatatatatatatatatatatatatatatatatatataaaagttcttCAAGAAATAAATTCTTTTGATCAATGATATGCTTAttctttttttgataaaaaaaaccataaaataGTATATGCACAGTGTATTAGAAATTATGTATAATGTTCTCCCCTCAAATTCATGTTCCTTTTATTTCAACTTaatcaaaaaaagaaattatgtaCAATGTTATTATGGTGTCAAGTTTACCGAAAGTGAGGTGTTAGAAACTTTTGTGTCATTCTCCAAACTTAATCAATGATATTTAAACTATGAACACTGATTCATATCTGTTTACTTTAAATTTAGCAGTGCTAGAAGTGATAAAATAGCTCAATCTATCTCACCTCCAATCCATCAGAAAACGAAGTATGTAGGATAGCTATAGgtgattcatttttaaaaatgggTTGGAAATTTCCGTCAATCTTTTTTGCTAACAGATtagcaaattaatttttaaataataataaaattctaaaaatggCAAGaaatagagatgaaatgtaattaaataagagtaaaaatcaagaaataaaaatttggaCTCTTTCATGAGCAAcaactaaaaagaaagaaaaaaaatactagtcaGCATCTTACtctctaattaattaacatactaatatattttttttaaatattctctttattaattaaaatttatttttttgagaatattaattaaaacttattaaaaattacaaaatcccacttttaaatcaattaaaacttatgatttaataaattttaactaataaaaagtatattaaaaaatatcttcttatcacttcttaattaaaataaaataatagaacaaAGCTCCCTAACCACAACGGGTCAGCCCATCTAAATCAGCTGTCCGTGGCTAAGTAATTTGTTGAAGCTTAAGTAAGATATaagtctcttttttttcttttttttttttaccggaTTGGACCAATTTAGGGGCAAATTTTCAACCTACAATAATTGCTCTATATGGGCATAGTTAGCTAGGCATCAcctatcatataattaaaaatctaaattacCTGTGACTTGTGGCACACTTGTGCTGTGGGTAGATGAGTGTTACTTCTTAAGTTAAGTATGCTAATGATGATCATGTttcaaaaagattaaaaaaatataaaataagggaGAGTTCAGGAAgggttttcaaagaaaaaaataagggaGAATATTGTAACAGACAGGAAGAAAGTAAACAGCATATatgagaaaaacaaaatgattgcttATATATCATGAAAGAGGAGTATTAGTTACCCCTTAGAAGGAAAGAAACACAAGAAGAAACCACAACAACAGGGAAAGAGCCAAAGAAAGAGTCAGCGATTATTGCTGCAACAAATGGAAATAGAGAGGAGCTTCCATTAGCCACGTTTGCAACCGGAGCAACAGTAGTGATGCTCTTTGAATTCACGTATCAACTGGCATCCCTGCCACTGAACCTGCATGTACGTTTAACGATTAATTGATACACAAATCATcaatatatatcaaatattaattatgattcGTGAGCATGCTTTGGCTTTGAGTGAGTGAATGTCATTAGGTGCTTCATCATAtaaagagagggagaaagagacCAACAATGAAGGGCACACTTATCCAACCGCCTCGCTTGTTCATGTTCTGTGCTTCCCCGCGGCAAGTGGCTGTGTCATCCATTTTTGCACCTAGCTAGCTAGCTCCACTTCATCATGCTTCAATACTCGTAtgctcttttttatatataggaaaTGTTTGTCTTGCacgttttgttttctttctattttttcaagTGAGGttggaaaacataaaaaaactataGCAAGGAAACTGGCCATGACGTTTTtgctaacttttaaaataactaaacaATTAGCACATACATCTGCCTTCCGATCGAGATGAttctacttttcttttttacatttttcttagttttcttttatatttattattcttttatttattataaaataaaatgtgtggTCAACAATAATGCTAAAAAAGAATTGTTCACAGCAAATTATTACATGCTACTGGATTATATATGATCCCTCTAATATCTAGTGAGACAATATtaccacatttttttatatataattaaactgAGTTGATCATTTGTCACTCCAGCCACCAACTGTTTTCATCTTTTATCATGAATTCATGTATATCTCCTTTCATTGACTTTGACACCTCGACCGAATGCTTCCATTCACATTTCACACGACCAGTCACCAATaggttgagacttgagagtaCTGACTTATTTATGTCCCTACTCGATAtgaaattttgattataaagttagtctttttaaaccaaaaacGATTAAGACTCGATTATATTTTAAACcaattaatagtaaaaaataatgaacttcTTGTGAACTAGTTAGCCACAGTTGCAGTTGCCGTGGTCTTCGATCTTCACCGCCAACTATAAGCACACTCTCCAGTGCAACAGCTTTGCCATACATCATTCCTCAACTCAAGGTTTGCAAAGTTAGGTTAGAGAATAGAGTTGAACTTCTATATTTGCTCCGAGACATAGTGCCATGTACCATATATCTTACTGTATATGGTTTataatttagtcatttactttATTCTATGATAAGATGAAGTTGTTTTCACtctaagtaaaaataaaattaaataatctagAATTTAGACCATTGTCCTATTTGAATTTAATCATTAATGTTATGATTATTAcattttatgatttatctttGATTTCTCTTTCATAACATTTAtgtgtaaaattataaatttataatttctatttaaaagttaataattaaaattataataaaatcatttttctttaattcatccaaaacaaaatataagaaatcgcatataatttgttttggaattgatattaattttaaaaaatccataAAAATCAGAATTGGTTTGATTAGATTTTAAATTGATAttgcttttaaaacaaaataaattaaaccgcATATAATCGGTATGCttggtttgaatattttttttgccaaaAAACCAAACctaacaagattttttttattgataaaacctaactacattcttttttttaggGAACCTAACTACATTCTAAACACCCATACTCCTACTATCTCTGAGTATAATAGAAATGCAGTAGTTCTTGAAAATATCATGGCGTAATTACAAACCTTGAGTGCTTAATTTTATTagggttaaaaaaatatcttcggTAGGAGTAAATTTTCGTTATATATTTGTTCCACATACATTATATAATACACTATAGAAAGTAGAAACTAATTTCTGcccaaattatttttgtaaaaaaaaaaaattaaaaaaagttgaagaGTGAAAAGAAAGCCCATCAATAGTGAGACTAACAAAGCCCAAACGATAATACCATTCTATCGCTGGACTCAAACTTGAACTGTGGGCTTGTTTGCGTATTACATAGTCCATGTCAAAAAAGTTTGGGCAATAGCTTGTGATATTTTTGAAGGCTCATGCTAAATACACCTTAACCCCCTTTcttctcattaaattttttattaccatTTGTATCCTTTTAACCTTGTGTTTGTGTTCTTCATTTTGTCTCCACAAACAACCTCCATCGTGAACCTCCGCAAAATCTCGTAACCACACATCATGAACCTCCACAAAATTGCCCCACCTCAAAACCACTATGAATCCCTTATTATTCTTTGTCTTTCCTCCCTTTTGCAATCTCCATCATACCTGCAAACAGACCCAAAAcccaaacaacaacaaattagatccaaattaatttgaaacCCTTAAAACAGAAAACACAACTTTGTCATCATGATCTGTTTCAAAGAAGCAAAGTCAGAGGGTGTTGAGAGAAAGAAGAATGGTTGTCGGTTGTTTGGTTCGGAAAGTGATGGCCGCCATGCACCCATCAAGCAAGACCGTCATGCGCTGGTTTCCATCGTCGACATATGGCAAATGGCAGCCACCATCGACGTTGTGCCCACACCTACCATGAACTGCCATTAAAATGAGGAGAGAGAAATCATTTTCATGTTTGGATATGGTTTCATTTTGTAAAGATTTGGTTTCAATTTGTGCATATTTGGTTTCGTTTTGTGcatatttgatttcattttgtaCAGATCTAGTTTCATTTTTTGCGTATTtggtttccttttttgtggatctgattttttttttccgttaAAAGTGATTCTTTACCATCTTGAGATCAACAGGGTTCAAACATTTGGAGACCCTCCTTCGATCTCTAGCGGGCAATGATTGACCTCAATTTTGGGGTTGAACGTAGCCAATTTTATCGCTTGAGAATCGATGTTGGCGATGGAATGGAGATCAACGTGGCTTTCGATGGTGGCATGTCCCTTGAAGGGAAGAAGACCCAACTTGGGGTGTGTAGAAACATGCTTAAAAGGGTATGATtggtaataaaattttattggggAGAGAGGGGTTAACTTACCAAACAGAGAGGTTTATTTAGCAAGAGTCTTCTTAAATTATTATCACGTGTGATATTTTTTTCGAAACTGTGCACACACACAAAATTTTTACaccaacaaaattaattttatgcttttggctaaaacatttattacattttttcaagttgttattttttttatttacagctAGTTGGATAAATGTTGtccattttatata of the Glycine max cultivar Williams 82 chromosome 13, Glycine_max_v4.0, whole genome shotgun sequence genome contains:
- the LOC100812765 gene encoding protein NRT1/ PTR FAMILY 2.6, producing the protein MEDTLTCCGEAQNKRGGWISFPFTIGSTAGISVASAGIIGNLIVYLIREFNIKSIDAAQVANVANGSSSLFPIVAAIMADSFFGSFPVALVSSCVSFLGTVIIVLTTIIKSLKPDPCNNTGPNLCNPPSKFQHAVLYGGITLCAIGFGGARFTTASLGANQFNEAKHQDVFFNWFFLTWYITSIASFTGIFYVQDNVSWAWGFGICSAGNFIGLVIFLLGYRFYRPDNPKGSAFLDLARVLVASIRKWKSQLSSANKHYYSDHDGILTVQLPAATPGKRLRFFNRAALITDGDLQSDGSIEKPWRLCTVQQVEDFKAIIGILPLWSTSIFLSTPIGIQGSMTVLQALAMDRQIGPHFKFPAGSITVIPLISTSIFLTFLDRVVWPAWQKLNGNSPTTLQRIGVGHVFNVLGIAVSALVESKRLKMVHSDPSVAMSILWLFPQLVLVGIGESFHFPAQVAFYYQQLPQSLRSTSTAMISMILGISYYLSTALIDQVRRSTNWLPADINQGRLDNFYWMFVLVGGINFVYYLVCSTLYKHTKV